A genomic stretch from Syntrophales bacterium includes:
- a CDS encoding radical SAM protein produces MQNAKPCPEVYWFATNKCNLRCIYCCYDSKPEGSDELSTAEAKELIRQVAEFSKYFVIIGGEPLLREDLFELLDYARSLSLSCSIITKGTSGNRKWVEKMAGRGVKVDIALDALTSEVCNLLSQSERTYEKTRETIDSCLSAGILQGITSTLIKPNAKETLDLLDFAAGLGVEGCWMSLRPIGRGVNVYRELALTGVEYEEYLHQFYHRADEIKKKTGLSFYVYDPIYSRVLSQHGNDTYRICRIGNYLNVAANGDIIPCLFVDLKLGNIREKGLEEIWSEVISSRFFREIHDPNRLKGACGECAYSFVCGGCRARAHQLTGDWFASDPACVYTSGED; encoded by the coding sequence ATGCAAAATGCAAAACCATGCCCCGAAGTGTACTGGTTTGCCACAAATAAATGTAATCTCAGATGTATCTATTGTTGTTACGACAGTAAGCCGGAAGGCTCAGACGAACTTTCAACCGCAGAAGCGAAGGAGTTGATCCGGCAGGTGGCAGAGTTTTCTAAATACTTCGTTATTATCGGCGGGGAACCCCTGTTGAGGGAAGATCTCTTTGAGCTCCTTGACTATGCCCGCAGTCTCTCCCTTTCGTGCAGTATAATTACGAAAGGAACGAGCGGCAACAGGAAATGGGTGGAGAAAATGGCCGGAAGAGGGGTAAAGGTGGACATTGCTCTCGACGCCCTGACGTCAGAGGTCTGTAATCTACTCAGCCAGAGTGAGCGTACTTACGAGAAAACAAGAGAAACCATTGATAGTTGTCTCTCGGCTGGTATCCTTCAAGGAATAACATCTACCCTGATAAAACCCAACGCCAAAGAAACTTTGGACCTCCTGGATTTTGCTGCGGGACTGGGGGTAGAGGGGTGCTGGATGAGCTTGCGCCCCATCGGCAGGGGTGTCAATGTATACCGCGAGTTGGCGTTGACAGGCGTGGAATACGAGGAATATTTACACCAGTTCTACCACCGGGCGGACGAAATAAAGAAGAAGACAGGCCTCAGCTTTTATGTTTACGACCCCATATACTCCCGGGTTCTCAGCCAGCACGGAAACGACACCTACAGGATATGCAGAATCGGAAACTATCTGAATGTAGCTGCAAACGGCGACATAATCCCCTGTCTCTTTGTAGACCTCAAACTCGGCAATATCAGGGAAAAGGGACTTGAAGAGATATGGTCGGAGGTAATCTCGAGCCGGTTCTTCAGAGAGATACATGATCCGAACCGCCTAAAAGGCGCCTGTGGAGAATGCGCCTACAGCTTTGTTTGCGGCGGCTGCCGGGCCAGGGCCCATCAATTGACAGGGGACTGGTTTGCTTCAGATCCCGCCTGTGTTTATACATCAGGGGAGGATTAG
- a CDS encoding DUF4125 family protein, producing MSGKEDLISRIIEIEWGMFSTVKNRGGRASCQEEPETFKIVRTSNFLNWSEATLESYLQDLEEAKKMGRNLMTEKYARMEGLIPSPDTETLSLINKIVAIECGWLEELAKKSPHLKPARPIYSADDSPWGVSSETYARGELATYSRRTLELYYEDLLNMKSKNLNRVEMIFNTMLERFRNEAGVQGG from the coding sequence ATGAGCGGGAAGGAAGATTTGATTTCCAGGATCATAGAGATTGAGTGGGGTATGTTTTCGACGGTAAAAAACAGGGGGGGAAGGGCTTCCTGTCAGGAGGAACCGGAAACCTTCAAAATCGTCCGGACAAGTAATTTCCTGAACTGGTCTGAAGCCACCCTGGAAAGCTACCTGCAGGACCTTGAAGAGGCAAAAAAGATGGGAAGGAATTTGATGACAGAAAAGTATGCCCGTATGGAAGGCCTGATCCCGTCTCCTGACACGGAAACCCTCTCATTGATCAATAAGATCGTTGCCATAGAATGCGGGTGGCTGGAAGAGCTGGCAAAAAAATCTCCTCACCTCAAGCCTGCGCGGCCGATTTATAGTGCAGATGATTCACCATGGGGAGTATCTTCTGAGACCTATGCCCGGGGGGAACTTGCCACCTATTCAAGAAGGACCCTTGAACTTTATTACGAAGACCTCCTCAATATGAAGTCGAAAAACCTGAATCGAGTGGAAATGATTTTTAATACGATGCTGGAAAGATTCAGAAATGAAGCTGGTGTACAGGGAGGGTAA
- a CDS encoding cation:proton antiporter, producing MEIPLLNDIVIIFGLAIAVLFICHRLRVPAIVGFLLTGIFVGPYGIGLVKAIHEVEIFAEVGVVLLLFTIGIEFSLKRLLQIRKSVLMGGSLQVLLTCLATLFIVRQFDHAFGEAVFIGFLVALSSTVIVLKLIQERAEVDSPHGRTSLGILIFQDIIVVPMILVTPLLAGATGNLGQSLLVLLTKGIVIILLALVSARWIVPQVLYQIARTRNHELFLLSVVVICFGVAWLTSKAGLSLAMGAFLAGLIISESEYSHQALGNILPFRDVFTTFFFVSIGMMFDVGFLFQQPGFIVLIALSVLVLKAIIAGSVTILLGFPLRIGILVGLALGQIGEFSFILSRTGIEHGLLAGNIYQMFLAVSVLSMAATPFIINLAPRLAGIILRLPLPKRLISGFYPVSETKVVDRKDHLIIIGFGVNGRNVARAGRVAGIPYAIIEMNPETVRSEQAKGEPIYYGDATQEAVLRYANINEARIVVVAINDPTATRRITGAIRKLNPKVHLIVRTRYLQEMKPLYELGANEVIPEEFETSIEIFTLVLTKYFIPRDEIERLVAEVRADGYEMFRSLSKPSASFFDLKLQLHDVDISTFQILPGSPLIGKNLAQTELRKRYGVSVVAIRRDSQILSNPGADTLLLSNDVLFVLGAPEKISEAINMFSYSHERNEGS from the coding sequence ATGGAGATACCGCTGCTAAATGACATTGTTATTATATTTGGACTCGCTATTGCTGTGCTCTTTATATGCCATCGACTTCGCGTGCCGGCGATTGTAGGATTCCTCCTCACCGGGATATTCGTCGGGCCTTACGGAATTGGACTGGTAAAGGCAATTCATGAAGTTGAAATTTTTGCTGAAGTCGGTGTTGTGTTATTGCTTTTTACTATTGGAATCGAGTTCTCACTTAAGAGACTGTTACAAATCAGGAAGTCCGTCCTGATGGGCGGCTCGCTTCAGGTTTTGCTAACCTGTTTGGCTACTTTGTTCATAGTTAGGCAGTTTGACCATGCCTTTGGTGAGGCGGTCTTCATCGGGTTTCTCGTAGCCCTCAGCAGCACGGTGATTGTGCTCAAACTAATCCAAGAAAGAGCCGAAGTTGATAGTCCACACGGGCGTACAAGTCTTGGCATCCTGATCTTCCAGGATATTATTGTTGTTCCAATGATCTTGGTCACGCCGCTACTGGCTGGAGCAACAGGAAATTTAGGCCAATCCCTCCTCGTTCTTCTAACCAAAGGAATCGTTATCATCCTGTTGGCATTGGTCTCTGCCAGATGGATCGTTCCCCAGGTGTTGTATCAAATCGCAAGGACACGTAATCACGAACTTTTTCTATTAAGCGTGGTTGTAATATGCTTTGGTGTTGCGTGGCTTACCTCTAAGGCCGGGCTGTCCCTGGCCATGGGCGCGTTTTTAGCAGGATTGATCATTTCCGAATCTGAATACAGCCATCAGGCCCTCGGGAATATTCTACCCTTTCGGGATGTCTTTACAACCTTCTTTTTTGTCTCCATTGGCATGATGTTTGATGTCGGTTTTCTCTTCCAGCAACCGGGATTTATCGTGCTGATTGCGCTAAGCGTTTTGGTTTTGAAAGCTATCATCGCTGGATCTGTTACCATTTTACTGGGATTTCCACTTCGCATCGGAATTTTAGTCGGTTTGGCGCTCGGCCAGATCGGTGAATTTTCTTTCATTTTATCCAGAACCGGTATTGAACACGGTTTGCTGGCCGGAAATATTTATCAAATGTTTCTGGCTGTCTCTGTTCTTAGTATGGCGGCGACACCATTTATTATAAACTTGGCGCCCCGCCTAGCGGGCATTATCCTACGGTTGCCGCTTCCGAAAAGGCTGATATCAGGCTTTTATCCTGTTTCAGAAACAAAGGTCGTGGACCGGAAAGACCACCTTATTATAATCGGTTTCGGAGTGAACGGGAGAAATGTGGCACGCGCCGGCAGAGTTGCCGGTATCCCCTATGCAATCATTGAAATGAACCCGGAAACAGTAAGGAGCGAACAAGCAAAGGGCGAGCCTATTTATTATGGCGATGCAACCCAGGAAGCCGTACTTCGGTATGCAAACATCAATGAAGCGAGAATCGTTGTAGTGGCCATAAACGACCCTACCGCGACTCGTCGAATTACAGGAGCAATTCGAAAACTTAATCCGAAAGTTCATTTGATCGTACGAACCCGTTATCTCCAAGAGATGAAGCCTCTGTATGAATTAGGAGCCAACGAAGTAATTCCAGAAGAGTTTGAAACTTCAATAGAGATCTTTACTCTGGTTTTGACGAAATATTTTATACCCAGAGATGAAATCGAAAGGCTGGTCGCTGAGGTGCGAGCAGATGGTTACGAGATGTTTCGAAGCCTTTCTAAACCGTCGGCATCTTTTTTTGATTTGAAACTTCAGCTTCATGATGTTGATATCAGTACGTTTCAGATCCTGCCAGGATCACCGTTAATTGGGAAAAATCTTGCCCAGACCGAGTTAAGGAAGCGTTATGGGGTTTCCGTGGTGGCAATACGACGGGACTCACAAATATTGTCCAACCCGGGTGCAGACACGCTCCTTCTTTCCAATGATGTACTTTTTGTCCTTGGGGCTCCTGAGAAAATATCAGAAGCTATCAACATGTTTTCATATTCACACGAAAGAAACGAAGGGTCGTGA